A single Vigna radiata var. radiata cultivar VC1973A chromosome 8, Vradiata_ver6, whole genome shotgun sequence DNA region contains:
- the LOC106771312 gene encoding reticuline oxidase-like, translating into MFYHLKTVCLVCFLLLSFEVSLWSCASLPNLASCLLNHNIKNFTTLPYKEHDQSSSYNYFKILNFSIQNLRFAEPVIPKPMAIVLPESLEQLQKSVGCSRESSMEIRVRCGGHSYEGTSYVADEGTPFVIIDMMNLNHVWVDMETETAWVEGGATLGETYYAISEASNEHGFSAGSCPTVGVGGHIGGGGFGMLSRKYGLAADNVVDALLVDADQNLLDRETMGEDVFWAIRGGGGGLWGIIYAWKIQLLKVPKVVTSFTVSRTGTKSDVANLVHKWQYVAPNLEDDYYLSCFVGAGLPQAKTKGLSVTLNGFYLGPRSSAVSILKETFPELGVTEEECIEMSWIESIVFFSGLSDGASVSDLKNRYLQEKEYFKAKSDYVRKHVPLVGIETALDILEKEAKGYVILDAYGGKMHNISNDAIAFPHRRGNLFTIQYLIYWKEGENEKSRDYVDWIRGFYDAMTPFVSWGPRAAYINYMDFDLGVRKMINVKDGVENARDWGEKYFLSNYDRLVRAKTMIDPNNVFTNEQGIPPMSSKHAANK; encoded by the coding sequence ATGTTCTACCACCTCAAAACAGTATGCCTCGTATGTTTCCTTTTACTATCCTTTGAAGTTTCACTGTGGTCATGTGCTTCACTCCCAAACTTGGCTTCCTGTTTGCTTAATCACAACATCAAAAACTTTACCACGCTCCCTTATAAAGAACACGACCAATCCTCTTCCTATAATTACTtcaaaattcttaatttttccaTCCAAAACCTTCGGTTCGCAGAACCCGTGATTCCTAAGCCAATGGCCATTGTATTGCCGGAGAGTTTGGAGCAGCTGCAGAAAAGTGTAGGATGCAGTAGAGAGAGTTCTATGGAAATCAGAGTAAGATGTGGCGGACACAGCTATGAAGGGACTTCGTATGTGGCTGATGAAGGCACTCCTTTTGTGATCATTGACATGATGAATTTGAACCATGTTTGGGTGGACATGGAGACAGAAACAGCATGGGTTGAAGGTGGTGCAACGTTGGGAGAGACTTATTATGCAATATCTGAAGCAAGCAACGAGCATGGATTCTCAGCTGGGTCATGTCCAACTGTTGGCGTCGGAGGACACATTGGAGGTGGTGGTTTTGGGATGCTGTCTAGAAAATATGGACTTGCAGCGGACAACGTGGTGGATGCCCTACTTGTTGATGCTGATCAAAATTTGTTGGACCGTGAAACCATGGGAGAAGATGTGTTCTGGGCTATTagaggaggaggaggtggtCTTTGGGGGATCATCTATGCCTGGAAAATCCAGTTGCTGAAAGTGCCAAAGGTTGTAACCAGTTTCACCGTATCAAGAACAGGCACAAAAAGTGATGTTGCCAATCTGGTGCACAAATGGCAATATGTGGCACCAAACTTGGAAGATGACTACTATCTGTCATGCTTTGTTGGAGCTGGTTTGCCGCAAGCTAAAACCAAAGGGTTATCAGTAACACTCAATGGTTTCTATCTTGGTCCTAGAAGCAGTGCTGTATCCATTCTAAAGGAGACTTTTCCGGAGTTGGGTGTTACAGAAGAAGAATGCATAGAAATGAGTTGGATTGAGtctattgttttcttctctGGCCTAAGTGATGGAGCTTCGGTGTCTGACTTGAAGAACAGGTATCtgcaagaaaaagaatatttcaaGGCGAAATCAGATTATGTAAGAAAGCACGTTCCTCTTGTAGGGATAGAAACTGCACTAGACATCCTTGAAAAGGAGGCAAAGGGATATGTTATTCTGGATGCTTATGGTGGAAAGATGCATAATATAAGCAATGATGCAATTGCTTTTCCCCACAGAAGAGGAAACCTGTTTACAATACAGTACCTGATATATTGGAAAGAAGGTGAGAATGAGAAAAGCAGAGATTATGTAGATTGGATAAGAGGATTCTATGATGCTATGACTCCCTTTGTTTCATGGGGTCCAAGAGCTGCATATATTAATTACATGGACTTTGACCTTGGAGTGAGGAAGATGATAAATGTGAAAGATGGTGTGGAAAATGCAAGAGATTGGGGTGAAAAGTACTTCTTGAGTAACTACGACAGATTGGTGAGAGCCAAGACCATGATTGATCCTAACAACGTTTTCACCAATGAACAGGGCATTCCTCCTATGTCGTCAAAGCACGCAGCAAACAAATGA